From the bacterium genome, the window TGTAAAAGGTATCCCGTCTATACCCATTCTGAATAATCCTATACCAATTGCAGTGACTGAATCTACTTTTCCTCCGAATCCAAGAAAATCCCAATTAACAATACCTGAAAATCGTTCGGAATGCATACCATGAACACTTGAACCGTTCAGAAAAAGTAATCCCGAGGGATTCCAGTACACAGAAGAAGCAGAAGAAGCCGCAGTTGTTCCGGCACCACCCATTGCGAGGATTCTGGCATCTACGCCTGATTCCAGAAATGCACCACCGTACTTCGATGTATTTATTCCTGCAAAAATATTATTCACTGTAAATACAAGTAAAACAGTTGAAAAAAAAATCCTGATTTTCAATTGGAAACAACCCTTGTTAATTTTTTATTTCACAAATTAAAATTAATAAAACAAAGGACTTAATGCAAGGAATATTTTATTGAATATGTTTTGGGTTCACCAGGATTGTTAGAGAGAATGCTCAATATCAAGCATCTTTGTACCTTTAAAATACTCTACAGTAACAGGATGCGAGATATGTGCAAGTTTTTGGGTGATTTCTTTTATCCTTAAGGCATTTTTAACGATAATTCGAAGCCTGTTTCTTATATCTTCATCTACTATTTTTTTGTCTTGTAATAAAATTTGAGCATTGCCTAAAATTGGTACAAGTGGATTATTAATTGCATGATTTACCGCAATTGCAGTTTCAATAATTGTTGCAACCCTTTCAGAATCGTTTAATTCTATATTAATGTTATTGCCCGGGTCACTCTTTCTGGCAATTACAAGAGATCCTACAATTTGATTGGAACTGTTTTTCATCCTGCACACAGAAAGGTTGAGATTGAATATATCTCCTTTTTTGTCTTTTACCCTGGCATTGTAATTTGTAATCTGATTGCTCTTTTTTAGGAGTTCATAAATCTTAAGCATCTCTTCAGAGCCATTAACAAATAAAAAATTTACCTTTTCTCCTATTACTTCTTCAAAGGTAAATCCAAGCATCTCTTCACACGCGCTGTTACAATAAGTAATGACACCCTTATTATCAGTTGTCAATATAGCATCAAGTGTATTTTCAACTACACGTTCAAGAAAATCTTTTGCTTCTCTAATTGTCTCCCAAAATTGAATCTCTTCCATCTTGACTTTATGTGCAATTAGAGCATCTTCAACAAATTCAATTATTTCCGAGCTGGTAAAAGGTTTTGCCAGAATAGCGTTAAATCCAAGATTATAAAGATGCGATCTGTCTGCCTGCCCGTTTGTGGTTAATGCAATAAAAGGTATGTCTCTGATGAATTTATTTTTCTTATCTGCAATAAATTTAATATAAAGTTCCTCTCCGGAAATATCCGGGAGGAAATAATCTACAATTACAATATTCGGGCTTATCTTTCCAATTTTTCCAAGCCCTTCTTTACCTGATTCACATAAATAGCAATCATAGTCCTTATTATTTTTAAATGCTGATTCCGCAATTTCTCTGAATTTCTTATCATCATCAATAAAGAGTACTTTCTTTTTATCCATTATCAGGCACCGATTTTTTCTGCAACAAGCTGTTTTAGAGTATTTAGATCCCAGGGTTTTGAAACCATAATTGTTCCGCTGTGTTTATCTTCTGTTATACAGCCGAATCCAATATCAAGGTAACCTGATGTAAGGACACGAACCGTTTCAGGGTTAAGTACTTTGACTTTTTCCAGCAGATTCACACCTGACGAATCCGGCAATTTCAGATCGGAAAGTACAAAATCAACATTGTTATTTTCAATAATATCGAGAGCTTCATCAACCCGTGTTGCAGTGTAAAGGTTGTAACCTTCATCTTGAAAGAGGTCGCTTAGTATATCCAGAATTTCAGGTTCATCATCTACAAAGAGTAAAGCTTTACTGCTGTTCATGGTTCCTCCGCTCATATAGAACTCTATTTTTATCAACAACTTATTCGTTCTCTAACCATCAAAAAAGCAACATTTGTGCCACTGCCGGGGCACAAATACTAAACCTTTAATTAACACGATCTTATGTTTTATTTTAATCAGCTGATGAAATAATTTATTTTTAAATTTCAAGGCAATGTTTTCCGGCGCTCGGATTAATTTTCCGAATGCGGTTTGCAGGAAGATGAAATGAGTTTAGGCCTCGCTCCTACAATCTGCCCTGTTCTATCTTCCAATATTTTACCACCCCTCTGGTGGGCCGTCTGTTTAATGTCATTGCGATGATTCCGCACAAACACAAGACGTGACAATCTTTATAATTGTGCACGAATTTCGGAGATTGCTTTTTCCGGCAGAGCCGGAATCACAATGACAAATTTGGGACTTTTGATACAGCCCCGACATATTTTTGTTTATCGTAATATTTTAAATTTTAACACCAAAACAGAATTTTATCTGCAATTGCATTCCAAGATTAGAGTTTTGAACTGAAAAAGCGGTAGGGTAATTTTTTCTTAAATAAATATTTTTGTTCCGATTATTAAAACAGAACTTTATGTTTTATATTTTTTACTAATCAATTTTCTCGGGCTACCGCGGCAGCCTCCGGTTTTAATTATTTCAGCAGCGGAATAATAACCTCAAATGGTTCATCTACGCCTATTTGCATATCAAAATTTTGAAGTTTAGCTATCACCGGATAACTTATTTCCTGCCCTTTTGCAACGAGAAGAAGACCATTTTTTGCATGTATGTCCTGATTCGCAGTCATGCCGAATATTAATTCTTTCACCCTTACCATCTTTAACCTGTTTTCAATTTTATCAATTTTATATGTTGCTATACAGGAAAGAACTTCGGGATGGCTTTTGTAATGTGGTCTACATACCTTCTAACCCGGGAAGCCTGACTAAAAGCAGCCGGCAGAATCCCGAATAGGTGAAGCCAAATCAGCAATCTGATATTCTTTCCCGTCCTTTGCAATGAGCACTGTGTGATTGGCAAGCCCTGCAATTTCACCATTTTTAAGTACCTTACTGGCCGGATTGATGACTTTCTTACCGGTTTTAGCATTCATAATATTTAAGACTTGAGTTAGAGGCCTTCCTTCAGCTTTCCCGGTTGTCCAGCCGGTGAGATTTGCGGCCACCGGATTCATTCTGGTAATCCGCCCCTTTGTGTCGGTGGCAATAATCGCGTCACCAATGCCTGTAAGATCGCATCAAGCCAGGTATCGC encodes:
- a CDS encoding response regulator, with the translated sequence MNSSKALLFVDDEPEILDILSDLFQDEGYNLYTATRVDEALDIIENNNVDFVLSDLKLPDSSGVNLLEKVKVLNPETVRVLTSGYLDIGFGCITEDKHSGTIMVSKPWDLNTLKQLVAEKIGA
- a CDS encoding PAS domain S-box protein, coding for MDKKKVLFIDDDKKFREIAESAFKNNKDYDCYLCESGKEGLGKIGKISPNIVIVDYFLPDISGEELYIKFIADKKNKFIRDIPFIALTTNGQADRSHLYNLGFNAILAKPFTSSEIIEFVEDALIAHKVKMEEIQFWETIREAKDFLERVVENTLDAILTTDNKGVITYCNSACEEMLGFTFEEVIGEKVNFLFVNGSEEMLKIYELLKKSNQITNYNARVKDKKGDIFNLNLSVCRMKNSSNQIVGSLVIARKSDPGNNINIELNDSERVATIIETAIAVNHAINNPLVPILGNAQILLQDKKIVDEDIRNRLRIIVKNALRIKEITQKLAHISHPVTVEYFKGTKMLDIEHSL
- a CDS encoding PAS domain S-box protein translates to MGDAIIATDTKGRITRMNPVAANLTGWTTGKAEGRPLTQVLNIMNAKTGKKVINPASKVLKNGEIAGLANHTVLIAKDGKEYQIADLASPIRDSAGCF